CAAGGTTGGAACTCGCCTCTGCTGTCGCAACAAGGTAGTAGACTGCTACTGCATATTCTGTATGGGGAAGGCTTACATCAAGAACCTCTGCACCAAGTTTTTTCAGAACATCTATAGCATCAGATACACCCTTTTCTACCTCTTTATCCAATCCCTTTATAAAATATTCCTCTGGGACACCTATCTTTAAACCCTTAATATCCTCTTGCAAAGACTTTGTATAATCAGGAACAGGTGCGTCTATAGATGTACAATCATTTGGGTCATAGCCTGCCATTATGTTAAGCATTATAGCACAATCTCTTACATCCTTTGTCATAGGACCGCCTTGGTCAAGGGATGATGCAAAGGCAATCATACCGTATCTTGATACCCTTCCATATGTGGGTTTTAAGCCTGCAATACCGCATAAGGCAGCAGGCTGCCGTATTGAACCGCCTGTATCAGTTCCTATAGATGCACTGCATTCATTGGATGCAACACTTGCAGCAGAGCCGCCGCTGGAACCGCCTGTAACCCTCTCTCTGCCCCATGGATTTCTTGTAACAAAAAATGCAGAGTTTTCAGTAGATGAACCCATAGCAAATTCATCCATATTAGTCTTCCCCAGTATTACACTGCCGGCATTCTTAAGTTTTTTAACAACAGTCGCATCATAAGGTGGGATAAAGTTACCTAACATCTTTGAGGCACAGGTGGTTAATATACCCCTTGTGCAGAATATGTCTTTAACAGATATCGGAACACCTGTAAGCGGTGTTATATCCTTGCCGTTCATAATTCTTTTATCAGCATCCTTTGCCTGTTCAATTGCATTTTCGCGGGTTACAGTTATGAATGCCTTGATTTTTTCATCTACTGCATCAATCCTCTTTAAAAATATTTCTGTTAATTCTAAAGAGGTAACTTCTTTTTTTATAAGTTTATCGTGAAGTTCATGGATTGTGAGGTTGTGAAGTTCCAAAGTTATCTCCTTTATTCTATTATCCTCGGCACCTTAAAACAGTTTGTATCTCTATCAGGGGCATTCAAGAGGGCTTCATCATTTGTAACAGACTCTCTTATAATATCTTCACGCAGGGGTTTTGATATTGGCACTGCATGGGTTGTTGGTTCAATGCCTTCTGTTTTAATACAAGATAGTTTTTCTACATATTTTAAGATGCTGTCCATCTGGAGTGTATACACATCCTTCTCTGTTTCAGACAGTTCAAGACGGGCAAGCAGTGCAACATGCACAGTATCCCTTTTTGTAATAGACATAATCATCCTCCGCTTAATGGAATAGCATGGGTTTTCTTGAGGAAAAAAGATTATCATATATTCTTAATATTTAACAATAAAAACTTGCATAAGATAATCTTATATGTTACCTAAATTGAGCGATTTAAAATGGCATTCACTCGGCGCTCATTTAATCGCTCAATTTAGGTGTTAGAAAAATCCCTTCTTACAGAAAGATGATAAGTATGCCACAAAAATATGACATAGAATACCTGAAAAGGCAGGCAAAACAGTTAAGGGTAGATGTCCTAATGATGCTTAATATATCAAAATCAGGACACACAGGGGGTTCTCTTTCGTCAGCAGATATTGTTGCCACCCTTTATTTTTATAAGATGAGGCACAATTCAAAAGAACCAGATTGGCAGGAAAGGGATAGATTTGTTCTGTCAAAAGGCCATGCAGCACCTATTCTGTATGCTGCACTTGCAAGGTGTGGATATTTTGAGCCAAAAGAACTCAAGACATTAAGGAGATTGGGCAGTATCCTTCAGGGACATCCTGATATGAAGTCAACACCGGGTGTTGATGTGTCTACAGGCTCTCT
This genomic interval from Deltaproteobacteria bacterium contains the following:
- the gatC gene encoding Asp-tRNA(Asn)/Glu-tRNA(Gln) amidotransferase subunit GatC; amino-acid sequence: MSITKRDTVHVALLARLELSETEKDVYTLQMDSILKYVEKLSCIKTEGIEPTTHAVPISKPLREDIIRESVTNDEALLNAPDRDTNCFKVPRIIE
- the gatA gene encoding Asp-tRNA(Asn)/Glu-tRNA(Gln) amidotransferase subunit GatA, which encodes MELHNLTIHELHDKLIKKEVTSLELTEIFLKRIDAVDEKIKAFITVTRENAIEQAKDADKRIMNGKDITPLTGVPISVKDIFCTRGILTTCASKMLGNFIPPYDATVVKKLKNAGSVILGKTNMDEFAMGSSTENSAFFVTRNPWGRERVTGGSSGGSAASVASNECSASIGTDTGGSIRQPAALCGIAGLKPTYGRVSRYGMIAFASSLDQGGPMTKDVRDCAIMLNIMAGYDPNDCTSIDAPVPDYTKSLQEDIKGLKIGVPEEYFIKGLDKEVEKGVSDAIDVLKKLGAEVLDVSLPHTEYAVAVYYLVATAEASSNLARYDGVKYGYRTKAYKNLIDMYCKTRSEGFGAEVKRRIMLGTYALSSGYYDAYYKKASQVRTLIKHDFMEAFKKCDVLLTPTSPTPAFRIGEKTNNPLTMYLSDIFTISCNLAGMPGISIPCGFTKDNLPIGLQILGKPLDEETVLKVSYAYEQAAEWHKRRVVL